The segment GACGTGCTGATGCAGGGGGTGCAGAAATTCTTCCCCCTCTACCTGCGCGACGATCTGAAGGTCGACTGGAAGGACCCCTATGTCCCGGCGGTCGGCATCACCAGCCTCGAGGACTGGAGCTGGGGCGACGGCGCCAGCCCGTTCGGCGACTGGCCCTATTACAAGGGCATCAGCAAGATGATGGCGCTCAACCCGCGCTTCCGCCTGCTCGTCGGCAACGGCATCTACGACACCCAGACGACGATGGGCGCGGCCGAGCTGCTCGCCACCCAGTCGGGCTGGGACCCGGCCCGCGTCACGCTGCGCTATTATGATGGCGGCCATACCGGCTATTCCGTCGCGGCGACGGCCAGGGCGATCGGAGACGACATCCGCGCCCTGGTCCGCTGAACAGGGAAAGGGCCATCATGAACATCGCCTATTATGACGCGGAGCAGGTCGAACGGCTGCTCGACTATCCGGGCTGCATCGCGGCGGTGCGCCGGGCGATGCGGAGCCTGTCGGAAAGCGGCAAGGCGCAGCCGCTGCGCCAGATCGTCCGGATCGCCGACAAGACGATGTTCGGGGTGATGCCGGGCGACCTGGCGGCGATCGGCAGCTTCGGCGCCAAGCTGGTCAGCGTCGCCGAGGACCCCGCCCGCCCCGGCCGCGCGCGCCACCGCGGCGTGGTGGTCGCCTATGCCGCCGACAGCGCCGAGGTCGAGGCGATCGCCGACGCCGAGGCGGTGACCGCGATCCGCACCGCCTGCGCGACGGCGGCGGCAACCGACGCGCTGGCGCGGCCCGATGCGCGCGTGCTGGCGATCTTCGGCGCGGGCACCCAGGCGGAGACGCACATCCGCGCGCTGCGCCACGTCCGCGCCTTCGACCGCATCCTGCTGTGGGGCCGGTCGGCCGACAGCATAGCGGCGCTCGCGGCGCGCCTCTCGCGGGACCTGGGGATCGCCGTCGAGGCGACCACCGACGGCCAGCGCGCCGCCGGCACGGCCGACGTCATCTGCACGGTCAGCGGCTCGGCCGAGCCGATCCTGTTCGGCGCCTGGGTCCGCAAAGGGACCCATGTCAACCTGGTCGGGTCGAGCATGCTCGGGCCGGTCGAGGTCGATAGCGCCCTCGTCGCCGCCGGCCGCTACATCGCCGACTATCGACCCGGCGCGCTCGCCCAGGCGTCCGAGCTGGCGGTCGCGCGCGACGCCGGCCTCGTCACCGACGACCATGTCGTCGGCGAGATCGGCGAGGTCTTCGCCGGCACCCTCGCGGGCCGCGAGAGCCCCGGCCAGATCACCCTCTACAAGTCGCTCGGCCATGTCGTGCAGGACCTCGCCGCCACGGCCTATTTGCACCGACGCGCCCTTTCGGAAGGCATCACCCCGTGAACCGACTGCTCCTCAAGACCCTGCTTCCCACCCTGCTGCTCGGCGCGTCGGCGACCGCCTTCGCCGCCACCGAACGGCTGTCGATCGTCTCCAACGGCGAGACGGTCGGATCGATCGTCGTCGAGGGCGAGGGCGATCGGGCGACGGTCGACTACCGGGTCGACAATAACGGCCGCGGTCCCAAGCATCGCGAGGAGCTGACCTTCGGCGCGGGCGGCATCCCCACCGCCTGGACGATCAAGGGCAGCTCGCTGATGGGCGGCACCGTCGACGAGAGCTATCGCTGGTCCGCCGGCCGCGCGCAGTGGAGCAGCCAGGCCGACGCCGGCAGCGCCAAGGCGAAGCAGCCGCCGCTCTACGTCGTCAACGACGACAGCCCCTATGCGATCTGGGTCTATGCCCGCGCCGCATTGGCCCAACCCGATCACAGCATCGCCGTGCTGCCCTCGGGACGCATTTCGCTCGAGCAGCTCAGGACACTGACGGTCGGCGAGGGCGACGCCGCGACCGAGGTGACGGCGTGGCGGCTGACCGGGGTGCAGCTCAACCCCAGCTACCTGCTGCTCGACAAGGACCAGAAGCTGTTCGCGCTGTTCGGCCCCGGCGCCGACGGCACGACGATCCGCGCCGGCCATGAGGCGGCGGTGCCGATGCTCGGCAAGCTCGGCGCCGAGCTGGAGACCGAGCGCGCCTTCCAGCTCCAGCAGAAGCTGGCGCACCGCTTCGACGCGCCGGTCCGCATCCGCAACGTCCGCCTGTTCGATCCCGCCGGCGGCGCGCTGTCGCCGCTCTCGACCGTCGTCGTCATGCGCGACACGATCACCCAGGTGATCGCCGACGACCGGCTGCCCCCACCCGAGGACGAGGTGGTGATCGACGGCGAGGGCGGCACCCTCTACCCCGGCCTGCACGACATGCATTCGCACGCGACGCTGCCGTCGGGGCTGATGTACCTCGCCGCCGGGGTCACCGCGACCCGCGACATGGGCAACGACAACGGCTTCCTGCAGGACCTGCTGTCGAAGATCGACGCCGGGCAGGTCGCCTGGCCGCGCATCGTCCCCAACGGCTTCATCGAGGGGCGCAGCCCCTATTCGGCGCGCTTCGGCTTCATCCCCGCCTCGATCGACGAGGCGCTGAAGGACGTGCGCTGGTACGCCGATCGCGGCTATGCCGAGATCAAGATCTACAATTCGATGAACCCCGACTGGGTCAGGCCGATCGCCGCCGAGGCGCACCGGCTGGGCCTGCGCGTCACCGGCCATGTCCCCGCCTTCGACACGCCCGACCGGGTGATCGCGGACGGCTATGATTCGATCGCGCATCTCAACCAGCTCATGCTCGGCTGGATATTGCGGCCCGAGGAGGACAGCCGCACCCCGCTGCGCCTGACCGCGATGGCGCGCGCGGGATCGCTCGACCTCGCCTCCGACAAGATCCAGGCCACCGTGCGGCTGATGCAGCAGCGCGGCATCGCGCTCGACACCACCGCCGTGATCCTCGAACAGCTGATGATGAGCCGGGCGCGGCAGGTGCCGATGGGGCAGGAGGATTTCCTGTCGCACATGCCGATCGGCTTCCAGCGCTATCGCAAGCGCTCCTTCGTCACGATCGCCGACAAGGCCGAGGCCGACGCCTATCAGGCGGGCTACGACAAGATGCTCGCGACGATCGCGATGCTCCACAAGGCGGGCATCCGCCTGCTGCCCGGCACCGACGACGCGACCGGCTTCTCGGTCCAGCGCGAGGTCGAGCTCTATGTGAAGGCGGGACTGACCCCGGCCGAGGCGCTGCGCGCGGCGACGCTGGGGGCGGAGGAATTCCTCGGCCGGGCCGACCGGCTCGGCAGCATCGCCCGCGGCAAGCTCGCCGACCTGGTTCTGGTGCCCGGCGATCCGACGAAGGACATCAGCGCGATCCGCCGGCCGCGCATGGTGATGAAGGGCGGGGCGATCTACTTCCCGACCGAGATCTACACCGCGCTCGGCATCGCCCCCTTCACCACCGCGCCCGCGATCCGGCCGGCGACGAAGGTCGCCGCGCGCGCGGACGAGGGCGGCGACGCCGTCGGCTTCGGCTATGGGGAGCATGTCTATGCGGATTGATCGCACGCTGATCGCACTGGCCCTCGCGTTCGCCGCGCTTCCGGCCAACGCCGCGCCCGCTCCGGCCGCCACCGCCGAAGCGGCGCAGCCGCGCATCTTCCGGTCTGAGGGGCAGGGCGACTTCGGCGGCGGCCGCCTGCGCTATGCGGCGGCGGTCGAGGAAGTGCTGCTGCCGGGCGCCAGCATCTTCGTCACCTCCTATGTCCGCAGCGACGTCAGGGACGCGGGCAGCCGCCCGGTGATCTTCGCGTTCAACGGCGGGCCGGGATCGGCGTCGCTCTGGCTGCATCTGGGGATGATGGGCCCACGCCGGGTCGATTTCGACGACCCGACCCGGCCGCGCACCGTCGCGCCCTTCGCCACGGCCGCCAATCCGGACAGCCCGCTCGACGTCGCCGACATCGTCCTGATCGATCCGCCGGGCACCGGCTACAGCCGCATCCTGCCGGGCGGCAAGCCCGAGCAGTTCTACGGCGTCGAGCAGGACGCGCGGGCGATGGTCCAGGTCGTCGAGCAATGGCTCCGCCGCCACGGCCGCCTCAATTCGCCCAAATATCTCGTCTCGGAAAGCTACGGCACGGTCCGCGCCGCCGTGATGGCGCGGCTGATGGCGGGCGGGCCGACCCAGACCGGATCGATGGACGGGCTGACGCTCAACGGCGTCGTCCTGCTCGGCCAGGCGATGGACATGGCGCGCGGCGCCGAGGGCGACGACCGCGCCTATCTCGCCATCCTGCCCTCGCTGGCCGCGACCGCCTGCCACTTCGGCAAGGCCGCGCCCGGCTGCACGCCCGAGGGGCAGGTCGCGGCGGCCAGGCGCTTCATCGAGACGAGCTATCTCGCCGCGCTCCACGCCGGCTCCCACCTGCCCGCCGACCGCAAGGCAGCGGTCGCGCGCGAGATGGCGGCGCTGATCGGCCTGCCAGAGAAGGATATCCTCGCCGCCGACCTGCGCATCTCGGGCGCGGCCTTCGCGAGGCTGCTGCTCGCCGGCGAGGGCCGGCGCATCGGCCTGTACGACGCGCGCTTCGTGCTGCCGTCGCAGGGCGCGGGCGGCGATCCGGTCGCCGACGATCCGGCGATGGGCCAATATGTGCCGGGCTTCGTCGGCGCGTGGAGCGACTATGCGGCGAAGACGCTCAAGGTCGATCTCGACATCCCCTATGAGCCGATCGCCTTCCGCGACGTCAACGGCCGCTGGGATTATGGTTTCGGCGCCGGCGTCCCGGTGGGGAAGAATTATGCGGTCGACCTCGCCGTGGCGATGAGCCGCAACCCGGCGATGCGGCTGATGGTCGGCACCGGCTATTACGACCTCGTCACCCCGCTCGGCAGCGCCGACTATGTGGTCGCCCATGCCGGCATCCCGCTCGCCCGGACCAGCTTCCACGGCTATCCGTCGGGCCACGGCCCCTATCTGG is part of the Rhizorhabdus wittichii RW1 genome and harbors:
- a CDS encoding Ornithine cyclodeaminase (PFAM: ornithine cyclodeaminase/mu-crystallin), whose protein sequence is MNIAYYDAEQVERLLDYPGCIAAVRRAMRSLSESGKAQPLRQIVRIADKTMFGVMPGDLAAIGSFGAKLVSVAEDPARPGRARHRGVVVAYAADSAEVEAIADAEAVTAIRTACATAAATDALARPDARVLAIFGAGTQAETHIRALRHVRAFDRILLWGRSADSIAALAARLSRDLGIAVEATTDGQRAAGTADVICTVSGSAEPILFGAWVRKGTHVNLVGSSMLGPVEVDSALVAAGRYIADYRPGALAQASELAVARDAGLVTDDHVVGEIGEVFAGTLAGRESPGQITLYKSLGHVVQDLAATAYLHRRALSEGITP
- a CDS encoding amidohydrolase (PFAM: amidohydrolase; Amidohydrolase 3) translates to MNRLLLKTLLPTLLLGASATAFAATERLSIVSNGETVGSIVVEGEGDRATVDYRVDNNGRGPKHREELTFGAGGIPTAWTIKGSSLMGGTVDESYRWSAGRAQWSSQADAGSAKAKQPPLYVVNDDSPYAIWVYARAALAQPDHSIAVLPSGRISLEQLRTLTVGEGDAATEVTAWRLTGVQLNPSYLLLDKDQKLFALFGPGADGTTIRAGHEAAVPMLGKLGAELETERAFQLQQKLAHRFDAPVRIRNVRLFDPAGGALSPLSTVVVMRDTITQVIADDRLPPPEDEVVIDGEGGTLYPGLHDMHSHATLPSGLMYLAAGVTATRDMGNDNGFLQDLLSKIDAGQVAWPRIVPNGFIEGRSPYSARFGFIPASIDEALKDVRWYADRGYAEIKIYNSMNPDWVRPIAAEAHRLGLRVTGHVPAFDTPDRVIADGYDSIAHLNQLMLGWILRPEEDSRTPLRLTAMARAGSLDLASDKIQATVRLMQQRGIALDTTAVILEQLMMSRARQVPMGQEDFLSHMPIGFQRYRKRSFVTIADKAEADAYQAGYDKMLATIAMLHKAGIRLLPGTDDATGFSVQREVELYVKAGLTPAEALRAATLGAEEFLGRADRLGSIARGKLADLVLVPGDPTKDISAIRRPRMVMKGGAIYFPTEIYTALGIAPFTTAPAIRPATKVAARADEGGDAVGFGYGEHVYAD
- a CDS encoding peptidase S10, serine carboxypeptidase (PFAM: peptidase S10, serine carboxypeptidase), which gives rise to MRIDRTLIALALAFAALPANAAPAPAATAEAAQPRIFRSEGQGDFGGGRLRYAAAVEEVLLPGASIFVTSYVRSDVRDAGSRPVIFAFNGGPGSASLWLHLGMMGPRRVDFDDPTRPRTVAPFATAANPDSPLDVADIVLIDPPGTGYSRILPGGKPEQFYGVEQDARAMVQVVEQWLRRHGRLNSPKYLVSESYGTVRAAVMARLMAGGPTQTGSMDGLTLNGVVLLGQAMDMARGAEGDDRAYLAILPSLAATACHFGKAAPGCTPEGQVAAARRFIETSYLAALHAGSHLPADRKAAVAREMAALIGLPEKDILAADLRISGAAFARLLLAGEGRRIGLYDARFVLPSQGAGGDPVADDPAMGQYVPGFVGAWSDYAAKTLKVDLDIPYEPIAFRDVNGRWDYGFGAGVPVGKNYAVDLAVAMSRNPAMRLMVGTGYYDLVTPLGSADYVVAHAGIPLARTSFHGYPSGHGPYLGAEARTALARDLRAFMSAPK